CAGAAGAAACGAGAACGAAACCCCATCTGATATTTACGAACGGGCAGGAATATATGCAGAGTTCGGGAAGATTGTTTGTGTAGCTATGGGTTATGTGAATGAGCAAAACGTGGCTCGAATTCGAAGTTTTGTTAATACCGATGAAAGGGCTTTGCTTCAGGAAATTGCCGATATCATAAACCGATTTAGTCAGATTCAGTTTCTTTGTGCGCACAATGGTAAGGAATTCGATTTTCCTTTTTTGTGCAGGCGAATGATTATTCATCACATACCCATACCTCCACTGCTTAATGTTCAGGGCAAGAAGTCATGGGAAACAACGTTTATCGATACGATGGAGCTCTGGAAATTTGGTGATTACAAGCATTTTACGTCGTTGGACCTTTTGGCAACGGTGTTGGGTGTTTCTAGCTCAAAAGACGATATGGATGGAAGCCAGGTAAGGCGTGTTTATTATGAAGAACGAGATCTTGACAGAATAGCAAAATATTGCCAGCAAGATGTGAGCACTCTCATCCAGGTTTTTTGCCGTTTAATGTTCATTGACAATCCTCTCACTATTGAATTTGTTTAATGGACTACGATGTAGCAGTGATATGGAAGTGATATTGTATCTTTGTAAAAAATCATGTTTTCTACTATTCGACATTCAGTTGTTAGAGCAATTAAAGTACTAAAAGGTCTTGAATTGTCTATTGATCAGATCCAGCTTGAGGAAACACCTGAACATTTTACAGGAGATATCACGATTCTTTTTTTTCCTTTGGCTAAGATGCTAAAAGTTAATCCCGAACAATTAGCTCATGAGGTAGCTGAATATTTGCAAAATAATGATAGCTTTATTGAAAACCATCATATCATTAAGGGGTTTTTGAACATCAGACTTAAAGATCGATTTTTACTGAGAGAACTTATTCGGATGAATAACACTTTTTCTGTAGTAGCTAAACCAAAAAAGATTTTAATAGAATATAGTTCGCCCAATACCAACAAACCGCTCCATCTAGGACATTTGCGCAATCA
The Bacteroidales bacterium genome window above contains:
- a CDS encoding 3'-5' exonuclease → MLQKILFLDIETVPEFPSYEELPDRIRFHWDRKVLFIRRNENETPSDIYERAGIYAEFGKIVCVAMGYVNEQNVARIRSFVNTDERALLQEIADIINRFSQIQFLCAHNGKEFDFPFLCRRMIIHHIPIPPLLNVQGKKSWETTFIDTMELWKFGDYKHFTSLDLLATVLGVSSSKDDMDGSQVRRVYYEERDLDRIAKYCQQDVSTLIQVFCRLMFIDNPLTIEFV